Proteins encoded together in one Anas acuta chromosome 10, bAnaAcu1.1, whole genome shotgun sequence window:
- the KIFC3 gene encoding kinesin-like protein KIFC3 isoform X12, with product MQEEGSLHGNGAGQRPGDGFLSKCTSKCVGKQEGAGHGPVAAGPKLGPICLLVAEVMWTRPLSLLPQTLLQQQCVGVNIQGGRFCSGKRASLPAPRPFPVIQKVVASMAHLQEEKLRLQEELLALQEKLAARKSEELAVSVQLQGQVENLKANLLDQAQEISRLRSELQGGTDLEKHRDLLAAENERLRQEMKAREGELRELRRQQGQCRGCTHLQENAVLQERLSQLQREAEEARAKLAELDVEVQQKTNRLAEVELRLKDSLAERAEEEERLSRRLRDSQETIASLKSQPQQIKYIIKTVEVESTKAKQALSESQSRNQYLQEQVGMQRQVLKEMEQQLQSSQKTAAQLRAQIAMYESELERAHGQMLEEMQAMEDEKNRAIEEAFSRAQVEMKAVHENLAGVRTNLLTLQPALRTLTHDYNSLKRQVRDFPLLLQETLRSARAEIGQAIEEVNNTNRELLRKYRRELQLRKKCHNELVRLKGNIRVFGRVRPITKEDGEGPEAANAVTFDANDDAVLHLLHKGKQVSFELDKVFPPQASQEEVFQEVQALVTSCIDGYNVCIFAYGQTGAGKTYTMEGTSANPGINQRALQLLFSEVRSKASDWDYAITVSVAEIYNEALRDLLGKEPQEKLEIKLCPDGSGQLYVPGLTEFRVQSVEDINKVFEFGHVKRVTECTNLNEHSSRSHALLIVTVHGLDRSTGLRTTGKLNLVDLAGSERVGRSGAEGSRLREAQYINKSLSALGDVIYALRSRQGHVPFRNSKLTYLLQDSLSGDSKTLMMVQVSPAEKNTSETLCSLKFAERVRSVELGPISRKAELASWPSQEQLEVTKGDVPGTAVSSSRGHASPSPGPPSGRATSIRRKLQTSGKLRPVPV from the exons atgcaggaggaggggagcCTGCATGGAAATGGTGCTGGGCAGAGGCCTGGAGACGGCTTTCTTTCCAAGTGCACTTCGAAGTGTGTTGGAAAGCAAGAGGGAGCTGGCCATGGCCCTGTAGCTGCTGGTCCCAAGCTCGGACCCATCTGTCTGCTGGTGGCAGAGGTAATGTGGACCCGGCCGCTGTCTCTGCTCCCACAGACGCTTTTGCAGCAGCAGTGTGTTGGAGTCAACATCCAAG GGGGCAGGTTTTGCAGTGGGAAACGTGCCAGCCTGCCGGCCCCACGTCCCTTCCCCGTGATCCAGAAGGTGGTGGCATCCATGGCGCacctgcaggaggagaagctgcggctgcaggaggagctgctggctctgcaggagAAACTGGCTGCCAGGAAGAGCGAGGAGCTCGCCGTCTCTGTCCAGCTGCAAGGGCAG GTTGAAAACTTGAAGGCGAATCTCCTGGACCAAGCCCAGGAAATCAGCAGGCTGcgctcagagctg CAGGGCGGCACGGACCTGGAGAAGCACCGGGACCTGCTGGCGGCCGAGAACGAGCGCTTGCGGCAGGAGATGAAGGCCCGTGAGGGGGAGCTGCGGGAACTGCGGCGGCAGCAGGGGCAGTGCAGGGGCTGCACCCACCTCCAG GAGAACGCCGTGCTGCAGGAGCGGCTGTCCCAGCTGCAGCGGGAGGCAGAGGAGGCACGGGCCAAGCTGGCGGAGCTGGACGTGGAGGTGCAGCAGAAGACGAACCGCCTGGCTGAGGTGGAGCTGCGGCTCAAGGACTCGCTGGCCGAGAGagccgaggaggaggagcggcTCAGCCGGCGGCTGCGGGACAGCCAGGAGACTATCGCCAGCCTCAAGTCGCAGCCCCAGCAGATAAAG TACATCATCAAGACAGTGGAGGTGGAGTCAACCAAGGCGAAGCAGGCCTTGTCAGAGAGCCAGTCCCGAAACCAGtacctgcaggagcaggtggggatgcagaggcaggtgctgaaggagatggagcagcagctgcagagctcccagaagacagcagctcagctccgGGCCCAG ATTGCAATGTATGAGTCTGAGCTGGAGCGGGCCCACGGGCAGATGCTGGAGGAGATGCAGGCGATGGAGGATGAGAAAAATCGTGCCATTGAAGAGGCGTTTTCCCGTGCCCAGGTGGAGATGAAGGCGGTGCATGAAAACCTGGCAG GTGTCCGGACCAACCTGCTGACGCTGCAGCCCGCGCTGCGTACCCTCACCCACGACTACAACAGCCTGAAGAGGCAGGTCCGGGacttccccctgctcctccaggaGACCCTGCGGAGCGCCAGGGCTGAG ATCGGCCAGGCCATCGAGGAGGTGAACAACACCAACCGGGAGCTGCTGCGGAAGTACCgccgggagctgcagctccgcAAGAAGTGCCACAATGAGCTGGTGCGGCTGAAAG GAAACATCCGCGTCTTTGGCCGGGTCCGTCCCATCACTAAGGAGGACGGTGAGGGTCCGGAGGCGGCCAACGCGGTGACGTTCGATGCCAACGACGATGCCGTCCTTCACCTCCTGCACAAGGGGAAGCAGGTGTCCTTTGAGCTGGACAAGGTCTTTCCGCCACAGGCGTcccaggaggag GTGTTTCAAGAGGTTCAGGCCCTGGTTACTTCCTGCATTGATGGCTACAACGTCTGCATATTTGCCTACGGACAGACAGGGGCAGGAAAAACGTACACGATGGAG GGAACCTCTGCAAACCCGGGGATCAACCAGcgggccctgcagctgctcttctCTGAGGTGCGGAGCAAGGCATCCGACTGGGACTACGCCATCACCGTCAGCGTGGCTGAGATTTACAACGAGGCGCTCAG GGacctgctggggaaggagcccCAGGAGAAGCTGGAGATCAAGCTGTGCCCCGACGGCAGCGGGCAGCTCTATGTGCCCGGGCTGACCGAGTTCAGGGTGCAGAGCGTGGAGGACATCAACAAG GTCTTTGAGTTTGGCCATGTCAAGCGGGTGACAGAGTGCACCAACCTGAACGAGCACAGCTCCCGCTCTCACGCCCTCCTCATCGTCACTGTCCACGGCCTGGACCGCAGCACGGGGCTGCGCACCACAG GGAAGCTGAACCTGGTGGACCTGGCGGGCTCGGAGCGCGTCGGGCGGTCGGGCGCAGAGGGCAGCCGGCTCCGCGAGGCGCAGTACATCAACAAGTCGCTATCAGCACTGGGGGACGTGATCTACGCCCTGCGCTCCCGGCAGGGCCACGTGCCCTTCCGCAACTCCAAGCTGACCTACCTGCTGCAGGACTCGCTCAGCGGGGACAGCAAGACCCTCATGATGGTGCAG gtcTCCCCCGCCGAGAAGAACACCAGCGAGACGCTGTGTTCCCTGAAGTTCGCCGAGAGGGTTCGCTCCGTGGAGCTCGGCCCCATCTCACGCAAGGCTGAGCTGGCGTCCTggcccagccaggagcagctggaggtaaccaag GGGGACGTGCCGGGGACCGCAGTATCCTCCAGCCGGGGCCACGCGTCGCCCAGCCCAGGACCACCCAGTGGCCGTGCTACCTCCATCCGCAGGAAGCTCCAGACCtcag GGAAGCTGAGGCCAGTCCCTGTGTGA
- the KIFC3 gene encoding kinesin-like protein KIFC3 isoform X6: MLTARRTWAPGPPAGAACKRDPRPAGRGQDVLVAGSEEEFSAQVPLLPVLVQHQICGVSWPGSASPRGVCLALQVLPQQGWCPSLTEATEEPPASPHELATTVPGQAACTMNLEKAGHCGGDGWEETAVEMRAAGVAVPGWVNPRGFPSDSIRTQLPGLVGAHPGGRFCSGKRASLPAPRPFPVIQKVVASMAHLQEEKLRLQEELLALQEKLAARKSEELAVSVQLQGQVENLKANLLDQAQEISRLRSELQGGTDLEKHRDLLAAENERLRQEMKAREGELRELRRQQGQCRGCTHLQENAVLQERLSQLQREAEEARAKLAELDVEVQQKTNRLAEVELRLKDSLAERAEEEERLSRRLRDSQETIASLKSQPQQIKYIIKTVEVESTKAKQALSESQSRNQYLQEQVGMQRQVLKEMEQQLQSSQKTAAQLRAQIAMYESELERAHGQMLEEMQAMEDEKNRAIEEAFSRAQVEMKAVHENLAGVRTNLLTLQPALRTLTHDYNSLKRQVRDFPLLLQETLRSARAEIGQAIEEVNNTNRELLRKYRRELQLRKKCHNELVRLKGNIRVFGRVRPITKEDGEGPEAANAVTFDANDDAVLHLLHKGKQVSFELDKVFPPQASQEEVFQEVQALVTSCIDGYNVCIFAYGQTGAGKTYTMEGTSANPGINQRALQLLFSEVRSKASDWDYAITVSVAEIYNEALRDLLGKEPQEKLEIKLCPDGSGQLYVPGLTEFRVQSVEDINKVFEFGHVKRVTECTNLNEHSSRSHALLIVTVHGLDRSTGLRTTGKLNLVDLAGSERVGRSGAEGSRLREAQYINKSLSALGDVIYALRSRQGHVPFRNSKLTYLLQDSLSGDSKTLMMVQVSPAEKNTSETLCSLKFAERVRSVELGPISRKAELASWPSQEQLEGDVPGTAVSSSRGHASPSPGPPSGRATSIRRKLQTSA; encoded by the exons ATGCTCACAGCCCGCAGGACCTGGGCTCCGGGACCCCCTGCGGGAGCTGCGTGCAAGCGGGACCCTCGGCCAGCCG GACGCGGGCAGGACGTGCTCGTCGCTGGGAGCGAAGAGGAGTTctctgcccaggtccctctgctgcctgtgctggtcCAGCATCAAATCTGTGGTGTGAGCTGGCCAGGCTCTGCAAGCCCACGAGGTGTCTGCCTGGCCCTCCAG GTCTTgccgcagcagggctggtgcccATCCCTGACGGAGGCTACGGAGGAGCCACCAGCATCCCCCCACGAGCTGGCCACCACCGTGCCAGGGCAAGCAGCCTGCACCATGAACCTGGAGAAAGCCG GGCACTGTGGTGGTGATGGCTGGGAAGAAACGGCCGTGGAAATGCGCGCAGCAGGCGTGGCTGTGCCAGGATGGGTTAATCCCCGTGGTTTCCCATCTGATTCCATCAGGACTCAATTGCCCGGGCTTGTTGGGGCTCATCCTG GGGGCAGGTTTTGCAGTGGGAAACGTGCCAGCCTGCCGGCCCCACGTCCCTTCCCCGTGATCCAGAAGGTGGTGGCATCCATGGCGCacctgcaggaggagaagctgcggctgcaggaggagctgctggctctgcaggagAAACTGGCTGCCAGGAAGAGCGAGGAGCTCGCCGTCTCTGTCCAGCTGCAAGGGCAG GTTGAAAACTTGAAGGCGAATCTCCTGGACCAAGCCCAGGAAATCAGCAGGCTGcgctcagagctg CAGGGCGGCACGGACCTGGAGAAGCACCGGGACCTGCTGGCGGCCGAGAACGAGCGCTTGCGGCAGGAGATGAAGGCCCGTGAGGGGGAGCTGCGGGAACTGCGGCGGCAGCAGGGGCAGTGCAGGGGCTGCACCCACCTCCAG GAGAACGCCGTGCTGCAGGAGCGGCTGTCCCAGCTGCAGCGGGAGGCAGAGGAGGCACGGGCCAAGCTGGCGGAGCTGGACGTGGAGGTGCAGCAGAAGACGAACCGCCTGGCTGAGGTGGAGCTGCGGCTCAAGGACTCGCTGGCCGAGAGagccgaggaggaggagcggcTCAGCCGGCGGCTGCGGGACAGCCAGGAGACTATCGCCAGCCTCAAGTCGCAGCCCCAGCAGATAAAG TACATCATCAAGACAGTGGAGGTGGAGTCAACCAAGGCGAAGCAGGCCTTGTCAGAGAGCCAGTCCCGAAACCAGtacctgcaggagcaggtggggatgcagaggcaggtgctgaaggagatggagcagcagctgcagagctcccagaagacagcagctcagctccgGGCCCAG ATTGCAATGTATGAGTCTGAGCTGGAGCGGGCCCACGGGCAGATGCTGGAGGAGATGCAGGCGATGGAGGATGAGAAAAATCGTGCCATTGAAGAGGCGTTTTCCCGTGCCCAGGTGGAGATGAAGGCGGTGCATGAAAACCTGGCAG GTGTCCGGACCAACCTGCTGACGCTGCAGCCCGCGCTGCGTACCCTCACCCACGACTACAACAGCCTGAAGAGGCAGGTCCGGGacttccccctgctcctccaggaGACCCTGCGGAGCGCCAGGGCTGAG ATCGGCCAGGCCATCGAGGAGGTGAACAACACCAACCGGGAGCTGCTGCGGAAGTACCgccgggagctgcagctccgcAAGAAGTGCCACAATGAGCTGGTGCGGCTGAAAG GAAACATCCGCGTCTTTGGCCGGGTCCGTCCCATCACTAAGGAGGACGGTGAGGGTCCGGAGGCGGCCAACGCGGTGACGTTCGATGCCAACGACGATGCCGTCCTTCACCTCCTGCACAAGGGGAAGCAGGTGTCCTTTGAGCTGGACAAGGTCTTTCCGCCACAGGCGTcccaggaggag GTGTTTCAAGAGGTTCAGGCCCTGGTTACTTCCTGCATTGATGGCTACAACGTCTGCATATTTGCCTACGGACAGACAGGGGCAGGAAAAACGTACACGATGGAG GGAACCTCTGCAAACCCGGGGATCAACCAGcgggccctgcagctgctcttctCTGAGGTGCGGAGCAAGGCATCCGACTGGGACTACGCCATCACCGTCAGCGTGGCTGAGATTTACAACGAGGCGCTCAG GGacctgctggggaaggagcccCAGGAGAAGCTGGAGATCAAGCTGTGCCCCGACGGCAGCGGGCAGCTCTATGTGCCCGGGCTGACCGAGTTCAGGGTGCAGAGCGTGGAGGACATCAACAAG GTCTTTGAGTTTGGCCATGTCAAGCGGGTGACAGAGTGCACCAACCTGAACGAGCACAGCTCCCGCTCTCACGCCCTCCTCATCGTCACTGTCCACGGCCTGGACCGCAGCACGGGGCTGCGCACCACAG GGAAGCTGAACCTGGTGGACCTGGCGGGCTCGGAGCGCGTCGGGCGGTCGGGCGCAGAGGGCAGCCGGCTCCGCGAGGCGCAGTACATCAACAAGTCGCTATCAGCACTGGGGGACGTGATCTACGCCCTGCGCTCCCGGCAGGGCCACGTGCCCTTCCGCAACTCCAAGCTGACCTACCTGCTGCAGGACTCGCTCAGCGGGGACAGCAAGACCCTCATGATGGTGCAG gtcTCCCCCGCCGAGAAGAACACCAGCGAGACGCTGTGTTCCCTGAAGTTCGCCGAGAGGGTTCGCTCCGTGGAGCTCGGCCCCATCTCACGCAAGGCTGAGCTGGCGTCCTggcccagccaggagcagctggag GGGGACGTGCCGGGGACCGCAGTATCCTCCAGCCGGGGCCACGCGTCGCCCAGCCCAGGACCACCCAGTGGCCGTGCTACCTCCATCCGCAGGAAGCTCCAGACCtcag CCTGA
- the KIFC3 gene encoding kinesin-like protein KIFC3 isoform X5 — protein MLTARRTWAPGPPAGAACKRDPRPAGRGQDVLVAGSEEEFSAQVPLLPVLVQHQICGVSWPGSASPRGVCLALQVLPQQGWCPSLTEATEEPPASPHELATTVPGQAACTMNLEKAGHCGGDGWEETAVEMRAAGVAVPGWVNPRGFPSDSIRTQLPGLVGAHPGGRFCSGKRASLPAPRPFPVIQKVVASMAHLQEEKLRLQEELLALQEKLAARKSEELAVSVQLQGQVENLKANLLDQAQEISRLRSELQGGTDLEKHRDLLAAENERLRQEMKAREGELRELRRQQGQCRGCTHLQENAVLQERLSQLQREAEEARAKLAELDVEVQQKTNRLAEVELRLKDSLAERAEEEERLSRRLRDSQETIASLKSQPQQIKYIIKTVEVESTKAKQALSESQSRNQYLQEQVGMQRQVLKEMEQQLQSSQKTAAQLRAQIAMYESELERAHGQMLEEMQAMEDEKNRAIEEAFSRAQVEMKAVHENLAGVRTNLLTLQPALRTLTHDYNSLKRQVRDFPLLLQETLRSARAEIGQAIEEVNNTNRELLRKYRRELQLRKKCHNELVRLKGNIRVFGRVRPITKEDGEGPEAANAVTFDANDDAVLHLLHKGKQVSFELDKVFPPQASQEEVFQEVQALVTSCIDGYNVCIFAYGQTGAGKTYTMEGTSANPGINQRALQLLFSEVRSKASDWDYAITVSVAEIYNEALRDLLGKEPQEKLEIKLCPDGSGQLYVPGLTEFRVQSVEDINKVFEFGHVKRVTECTNLNEHSSRSHALLIVTVHGLDRSTGLRTTGKLNLVDLAGSERVGRSGAEGSRLREAQYINKSLSALGDVIYALRSRQGHVPFRNSKLTYLLQDSLSGDSKTLMMVQVSPAEKNTSETLCSLKFAERVRSVELGPISRKAELASWPSQEQLEVTKGDVPGTAVSSSRGHASPSPGPPSGRATSIRRKLQTSA, from the exons ATGCTCACAGCCCGCAGGACCTGGGCTCCGGGACCCCCTGCGGGAGCTGCGTGCAAGCGGGACCCTCGGCCAGCCG GACGCGGGCAGGACGTGCTCGTCGCTGGGAGCGAAGAGGAGTTctctgcccaggtccctctgctgcctgtgctggtcCAGCATCAAATCTGTGGTGTGAGCTGGCCAGGCTCTGCAAGCCCACGAGGTGTCTGCCTGGCCCTCCAG GTCTTgccgcagcagggctggtgcccATCCCTGACGGAGGCTACGGAGGAGCCACCAGCATCCCCCCACGAGCTGGCCACCACCGTGCCAGGGCAAGCAGCCTGCACCATGAACCTGGAGAAAGCCG GGCACTGTGGTGGTGATGGCTGGGAAGAAACGGCCGTGGAAATGCGCGCAGCAGGCGTGGCTGTGCCAGGATGGGTTAATCCCCGTGGTTTCCCATCTGATTCCATCAGGACTCAATTGCCCGGGCTTGTTGGGGCTCATCCTG GGGGCAGGTTTTGCAGTGGGAAACGTGCCAGCCTGCCGGCCCCACGTCCCTTCCCCGTGATCCAGAAGGTGGTGGCATCCATGGCGCacctgcaggaggagaagctgcggctgcaggaggagctgctggctctgcaggagAAACTGGCTGCCAGGAAGAGCGAGGAGCTCGCCGTCTCTGTCCAGCTGCAAGGGCAG GTTGAAAACTTGAAGGCGAATCTCCTGGACCAAGCCCAGGAAATCAGCAGGCTGcgctcagagctg CAGGGCGGCACGGACCTGGAGAAGCACCGGGACCTGCTGGCGGCCGAGAACGAGCGCTTGCGGCAGGAGATGAAGGCCCGTGAGGGGGAGCTGCGGGAACTGCGGCGGCAGCAGGGGCAGTGCAGGGGCTGCACCCACCTCCAG GAGAACGCCGTGCTGCAGGAGCGGCTGTCCCAGCTGCAGCGGGAGGCAGAGGAGGCACGGGCCAAGCTGGCGGAGCTGGACGTGGAGGTGCAGCAGAAGACGAACCGCCTGGCTGAGGTGGAGCTGCGGCTCAAGGACTCGCTGGCCGAGAGagccgaggaggaggagcggcTCAGCCGGCGGCTGCGGGACAGCCAGGAGACTATCGCCAGCCTCAAGTCGCAGCCCCAGCAGATAAAG TACATCATCAAGACAGTGGAGGTGGAGTCAACCAAGGCGAAGCAGGCCTTGTCAGAGAGCCAGTCCCGAAACCAGtacctgcaggagcaggtggggatgcagaggcaggtgctgaaggagatggagcagcagctgcagagctcccagaagacagcagctcagctccgGGCCCAG ATTGCAATGTATGAGTCTGAGCTGGAGCGGGCCCACGGGCAGATGCTGGAGGAGATGCAGGCGATGGAGGATGAGAAAAATCGTGCCATTGAAGAGGCGTTTTCCCGTGCCCAGGTGGAGATGAAGGCGGTGCATGAAAACCTGGCAG GTGTCCGGACCAACCTGCTGACGCTGCAGCCCGCGCTGCGTACCCTCACCCACGACTACAACAGCCTGAAGAGGCAGGTCCGGGacttccccctgctcctccaggaGACCCTGCGGAGCGCCAGGGCTGAG ATCGGCCAGGCCATCGAGGAGGTGAACAACACCAACCGGGAGCTGCTGCGGAAGTACCgccgggagctgcagctccgcAAGAAGTGCCACAATGAGCTGGTGCGGCTGAAAG GAAACATCCGCGTCTTTGGCCGGGTCCGTCCCATCACTAAGGAGGACGGTGAGGGTCCGGAGGCGGCCAACGCGGTGACGTTCGATGCCAACGACGATGCCGTCCTTCACCTCCTGCACAAGGGGAAGCAGGTGTCCTTTGAGCTGGACAAGGTCTTTCCGCCACAGGCGTcccaggaggag GTGTTTCAAGAGGTTCAGGCCCTGGTTACTTCCTGCATTGATGGCTACAACGTCTGCATATTTGCCTACGGACAGACAGGGGCAGGAAAAACGTACACGATGGAG GGAACCTCTGCAAACCCGGGGATCAACCAGcgggccctgcagctgctcttctCTGAGGTGCGGAGCAAGGCATCCGACTGGGACTACGCCATCACCGTCAGCGTGGCTGAGATTTACAACGAGGCGCTCAG GGacctgctggggaaggagcccCAGGAGAAGCTGGAGATCAAGCTGTGCCCCGACGGCAGCGGGCAGCTCTATGTGCCCGGGCTGACCGAGTTCAGGGTGCAGAGCGTGGAGGACATCAACAAG GTCTTTGAGTTTGGCCATGTCAAGCGGGTGACAGAGTGCACCAACCTGAACGAGCACAGCTCCCGCTCTCACGCCCTCCTCATCGTCACTGTCCACGGCCTGGACCGCAGCACGGGGCTGCGCACCACAG GGAAGCTGAACCTGGTGGACCTGGCGGGCTCGGAGCGCGTCGGGCGGTCGGGCGCAGAGGGCAGCCGGCTCCGCGAGGCGCAGTACATCAACAAGTCGCTATCAGCACTGGGGGACGTGATCTACGCCCTGCGCTCCCGGCAGGGCCACGTGCCCTTCCGCAACTCCAAGCTGACCTACCTGCTGCAGGACTCGCTCAGCGGGGACAGCAAGACCCTCATGATGGTGCAG gtcTCCCCCGCCGAGAAGAACACCAGCGAGACGCTGTGTTCCCTGAAGTTCGCCGAGAGGGTTCGCTCCGTGGAGCTCGGCCCCATCTCACGCAAGGCTGAGCTGGCGTCCTggcccagccaggagcagctggaggtaaccaag GGGGACGTGCCGGGGACCGCAGTATCCTCCAGCCGGGGCCACGCGTCGCCCAGCCCAGGACCACCCAGTGGCCGTGCTACCTCCATCCGCAGGAAGCTCCAGACCtcag CCTGA